A section of the Chryseobacterium ginsenosidimutans genome encodes:
- a CDS encoding YceI family protein, with product MKKISVIALVGVGLLAASCNKEKSAENAATAQEQKVAESKGEVLAVDAATSVVNWKAFHKGGMAPRWGTLSVKSGELSIENGQVSAGNFVIDMNSLKVDPASVTEKDKKPADLEAHLKTPDFFDTAKNPTSEFKITSVTDLKEVPKDAVAGANKTVSGNLTLSGKTMNVTFPAKVDVAEGSASVQAKFTVNRADWGIKFGTSEADPAEWMISKDIEIDVDVKAKK from the coding sequence ATGAAAAAAATTAGTGTAATAGCATTAGTAGGAGTAGGATTACTTGCAGCGTCTTGTAATAAAGAAAAATCTGCAGAAAACGCAGCAACGGCTCAGGAACAGAAAGTTGCTGAAAGCAAAGGTGAAGTACTGGCTGTAGATGCAGCAACTTCTGTGGTAAACTGGAAAGCTTTTCACAAAGGCGGAATGGCTCCAAGATGGGGTACGCTTTCTGTAAAATCGGGAGAGTTAAGCATTGAAAACGGCCAGGTATCTGCAGGGAACTTTGTCATCGATATGAATTCTCTTAAAGTTGATCCGGCTTCAGTAACAGAAAAAGATAAAAAACCTGCAGATCTTGAAGCTCACTTAAAGACTCCTGATTTCTTCGATACTGCGAAAAATCCTACATCAGAATTCAAAATTACAAGTGTAACAGATCTTAAAGAAGTACCAAAAGATGCTGTTGCCGGAGCAAATAAAACGGTAAGCGGAAACCTTACTTTATCAGGAAAAACAATGAACGTTACTTTCCCTGCAAAAGTTGATGTAGCAGAAGGTTCAGCTTCTGTACAGGCTAAATTCACCGTAAACAGAGCAGATTGGGGCATCAAATTCGGAACTTCCGAAGCAGATCCTGCAGAGTGGATGATCAGCAAAGACATCGAAATCGATGTTGATGTAAAAGCTAAAAAATAA